Proteins from one Juglans microcarpa x Juglans regia isolate MS1-56 chromosome 1S, Jm3101_v1.0, whole genome shotgun sequence genomic window:
- the LOC121246930 gene encoding splicing factor 3B subunit 4-like — MTTRIAPGVGANLLGQHSAERNQDATAYVGNLDPQVTEELLWELFVQSGPVVNVYVPKDRVTNLHQGYGFIEFRSEEDADYAIKVLNMIKLYGKPIRVNKASQDKKSLDVGANLFIGNLDSDVDEKLLYDTFSAFGVIVTNPKIMRDPESGNSRGFGFISYDSFEASDAAIEAMNGQYLCNRQITVSYAYKKDTKGERHGTPAERVLAASNPTAQKSRPHTLFASGPPTLQNVPQANGAVPPRPFGNGTVAPGPIPAIRPPPQAAAFPPMPMAGQPVWQGHPQHPGQHLPPSVMPPQMQQFRPPPPNMPPAPPQVAPGPPRPLPPPMGMGGPPPMWRPPPPPPLQQHAGRPHMPQTSMPPPPPPHNPNNPPLPPSS, encoded by the exons ATGACGACTCGAATAGCACCTGGAGTAGGAGCCAATCTGCTGGGTCAACATTCTGCCGAGAGGAATCAAGATGCCACCGCATATGTCGGCAATCTCGACCCTCAG GTGACGGAGGAGTTGCTTTGGGAGTTGTTTGTTCAATCAGGCCCTGTTG TGAATGTGTATGTTCCTAAGGATAGAGTGACAAATCTCCATCAAGGATATGGATTCATAGAGTTCCGAAGTGAAGAAGATGCCGATTAT GCAATCAAGGTGCTAAACATGATTAAACTTTATGGAAAGCCTATACGTGTAAATAAg GCATCCCAAGATAAAAAAAGCTTAGATGTGGGCGCAAACCTTTTCATTGGGAACCTTGACTCT GATGTGGATGAGAAGCTTCTATATGATACTTTCAGTGCATTTGGAGTCATTGTCACAAATCCCAAG ATCATGAGAGACCCGGAATCAGGAAATTCACGTGGTTTTGGGTTTATTAGCTATGATTCTTTTGAGGCATCTGATGCTGCTATTGAG GCAATGAATGGTCAATATCTTTGCAACCGTCAAATTACAGTGTCTTATGCGTATAAGAAGGATACTAAAGGGGAGCGTCATGGTACTCCAGCCG AGAGAGTTTTGGCTGCAAGCAATCCAACTGCTCAAAAGAGCAGGCCTCACACCTTATTTGCCAGCGGACCTCCAACACTTCAGAATGTTCCTCAGGCCAATGGAGCTGTGCCTCCACGCCCATTTGGAAATGGTACTGTAGCTCCAGGCCCAATTCCTGCAATCCGTCCACCACCTCAAGCTGCAGCCTTCCCACCTATGCCAATGGCTGGACAACCAGTTTGGCAGGGTCACCCACAGCATCCGGGTCAACATCTCCCACCATCTGTCATGCCACCTCAAATGCAGCAGTTCAGGCCACCTCCCCCAAATATGCCACCGGCCCCTCCACAGGTAGCTCCAGGTCCTCCAAGGCCTCTTCCACCACCAATGGGAATGGGAGGCCCACCGCCTATGTGGCGTCCACCACCACCCCCACCCCTTCAGCAACATGCCGGTAGGCCCCATATGCCACAGACATCAATGCCTCCACCTCCCCCTCCACATAATCCCAATAACCCCCCTCTGCCACCGTCAAGTTGA
- the LOC121246174 gene encoding splicing factor U2af large subunit B isoform X3, giving the protein MAPPASALLPGAAAAVAAAAGQIPGTSPTIPGMFPNMFPLATGQFGALPVMPVQAMTQQATRHARRVYVGGLSPTANEQSVATFFSHVMAAIGGNTAGPGDAVVNVYINHEKKFAFVEMRSVEEASNAMALDGIIFEGAPVKVRRPSDYNPSLAATLGPSQPNPNLNLSAVGLTPGSAGGLEGPDRIFVGGLPYYFTETQIRELLETFGPLRGFDLVKDRETGNSKGYAFCVYQDLSVTDIACAALNGIKMGDKTLTVRRANQGTNQPKPEQENILLHAQQQIALQKLMLQPGVVATKVVCLTQVVSPDELKDDDDYQDILEDMREECGKFGTLANLVIPRPTPNGEPSPGVGKVFLEYADIDGAAKARSGLNGRKFGGNQVVAVFYPENKFAQGDYEG; this is encoded by the exons ATGGCACCTCCTGCTTCTGCATTGTTACCtggtgctgctgctgctgttgctgctgcaGCAG GTCAGATTCCTGGGACTAGCCCGACCATTCCTGGAATGTTTCCAAACATGTTTCCTTTAGCAACTGGTCAG TTTGGAGCTCTTCCTGTCATGCCAGTTCAGGCAATGACTCAACAG GCAACAAGGCATGCTCGGAGGGTGTATGTTGGTGGCCTTTCTCCAACAGCAAATGAACAG TCTGTTGCTACATTTTTCAGTCATGTCATGGCTGCAATTGGAGGAAACACTGCTGGTCCAG GAGATGCTGTTGTCAATGTCTACATAAACCATGAAAAGAAGTTTGCTTTTGTAGAGATGAGATCTGTTGAGGAGGCTAGTAATGCAATGGCTTTAGATGGGATTATTTTCGAG GGTGCACCTGTTAAGGTGAGGAGACCTAGTGACTACAACCCATCTCTTGCTGCAACACTTGGTCCGAGCCAGCCCAATCCTAATCTGAACCTATCTGCCGTTGGGTTAACTCCAGGATCTGCTGGTGGGCTTGAGGGTCCTGACCGCATATTTGTTGGCGGGCTTCCCTATTACTTCACAGAGACCCAGATCAGGGAGTTGTTAGAGACTTTTGGTCCACTTCGGGGTTTTGACCTTGTGAAAGACAGAGAAACGGGAAATTCAAAAGGCTATGCATTTTGTGTTTACCAAGATCTTTCAGTTACAGACATAGCTTGTGCAGCTCTGAATGGAATTAAAATGGGTGATAAAACTCTCACTGTCAGGCGTGCTAACCAGGGCACCAACCAACCCAAGCCCGAGCAGGAGAACATATTATTGCATGCACAGCAGCAGATTGCATTGCAG AAGCTCATGTTACAACCTGGTGTAGTGGCAACAAAGGTTGTGTGTCTAACTCAGGTGGTTTCTCCTGATGAACtcaaagatgatgatgattatcaGGACATTTTGGAAGACATGAGAGAAGAATGTGGAAAATTTG GTACTCTGGCAAATCTCGTCATCCCGCGCCCAACACCGAATGGTGAACCATCACCCGGAGTTGGGAAG GTCTTTCTGGAGTATGCAGACATTGATGGTGCAGCAAAAGCTCGTTCTGGGTTGAATGGACGAAAATTTGGTGGGAATCAAGTTGTGGCCGTCTTTTATCCAGAGAACAAGTTTGCCCAGGGGGATTACGAAGGCTAA
- the LOC121246174 gene encoding splicing factor U2af large subunit B isoform X4 has translation MGLVRLQPGTIACFGQIPGTSPTIPGMFPNMFPLATGQFGALPVMPVQAMTQQATRHARRVYVGGLSPTANEQSVATFFSHVMAAIGGNTAGPGDAVVNVYINHEKKFAFVEMRSVEEASNAMALDGIIFEGAPVKVRRPSDYNPSLAATLGPSQPNPNLNLSAVGLTPGSAGGLEGPDRIFVGGLPYYFTETQIRELLETFGPLRGFDLVKDRETGNSKGYAFCVYQDLSVTDIACAALNGIKMGDKTLTVRRANQGTNQPKPEQENILLHAQQQIALQKLMLQPGVVATKVVCLTQVVSPDELKDDDDYQDILEDMREECGKFGTLANLVIPRPTPNGEPSPGVGKVFLEYADIDGAAKARSGLNGRKFGGNQVVAVFYPENKFAQGDYEG, from the exons ATGGGTCTTGTTCGTCTTCAACCAGGAACTATTGCCTGTTTTG GTCAGATTCCTGGGACTAGCCCGACCATTCCTGGAATGTTTCCAAACATGTTTCCTTTAGCAACTGGTCAG TTTGGAGCTCTTCCTGTCATGCCAGTTCAGGCAATGACTCAACAG GCAACAAGGCATGCTCGGAGGGTGTATGTTGGTGGCCTTTCTCCAACAGCAAATGAACAG TCTGTTGCTACATTTTTCAGTCATGTCATGGCTGCAATTGGAGGAAACACTGCTGGTCCAG GAGATGCTGTTGTCAATGTCTACATAAACCATGAAAAGAAGTTTGCTTTTGTAGAGATGAGATCTGTTGAGGAGGCTAGTAATGCAATGGCTTTAGATGGGATTATTTTCGAG GGTGCACCTGTTAAGGTGAGGAGACCTAGTGACTACAACCCATCTCTTGCTGCAACACTTGGTCCGAGCCAGCCCAATCCTAATCTGAACCTATCTGCCGTTGGGTTAACTCCAGGATCTGCTGGTGGGCTTGAGGGTCCTGACCGCATATTTGTTGGCGGGCTTCCCTATTACTTCACAGAGACCCAGATCAGGGAGTTGTTAGAGACTTTTGGTCCACTTCGGGGTTTTGACCTTGTGAAAGACAGAGAAACGGGAAATTCAAAAGGCTATGCATTTTGTGTTTACCAAGATCTTTCAGTTACAGACATAGCTTGTGCAGCTCTGAATGGAATTAAAATGGGTGATAAAACTCTCACTGTCAGGCGTGCTAACCAGGGCACCAACCAACCCAAGCCCGAGCAGGAGAACATATTATTGCATGCACAGCAGCAGATTGCATTGCAG AAGCTCATGTTACAACCTGGTGTAGTGGCAACAAAGGTTGTGTGTCTAACTCAGGTGGTTTCTCCTGATGAACtcaaagatgatgatgattatcaGGACATTTTGGAAGACATGAGAGAAGAATGTGGAAAATTTG GTACTCTGGCAAATCTCGTCATCCCGCGCCCAACACCGAATGGTGAACCATCACCCGGAGTTGGGAAG GTCTTTCTGGAGTATGCAGACATTGATGGTGCAGCAAAAGCTCGTTCTGGGTTGAATGGACGAAAATTTGGTGGGAATCAAGTTGTGGCCGTCTTTTATCCAGAGAACAAGTTTGCCCAGGGGGATTACGAAGGCTAA